A genome region from Dolichospermum compactum NIES-806 includes the following:
- a CDS encoding serine/threonine protein kinase, with amino-acid sequence MNREILANRYEVQQQLGKKAGRRTFLATDLVTGKSVIVKLLAFSSDFEWDDLKLFEREAQTLKSLSHPRIPLYLDYFEVNSHTYKGFALVQTYIPAQTLEQYLQTGRKFTEIEVKEIASSVLEILIYLHDLNPPVIHRDLKPSNILLGERSGNSVGPVYLVDFGSVQTVLAAEGGTKTIVGTYGYMPQEQFGGRTVPASDLYSLGATLVYLVTGTHPADLPQKDFRIHFQQVANLSPSFANWLELMTEPILEKRFSSASEALSRLQNNFSEVIMPSESKRGDWHWDQNNWISQQQQQDKPAGSKVKLTKNGDALEIIIPPVGFQSSTVFIGFFATFWNSFILVWTIGVLSAPFPANIPFALFSLPFWGVGFSMIYGIVYGLFGGVSIHIDQQQISFNHQLGKWKIPRRRSASRESINKLVYTPQYFTKDSDGDKTQVPAKLVIWAGVEKFEFGVNKFTIKSEAELEWLARELSQWLDMPIRTE; translated from the coding sequence GAACTTTCTTAGCTACTGACTTAGTAACTGGAAAATCGGTAATTGTCAAGTTACTTGCTTTTAGTAGTGATTTTGAATGGGATGATCTCAAATTATTTGAGAGAGAAGCCCAAACATTAAAATCTTTATCACATCCCCGTATTCCTCTTTACTTAGACTATTTTGAGGTTAATTCCCATACATATAAAGGATTTGCCCTGGTTCAGACTTATATCCCAGCCCAAACCTTAGAACAATATTTACAAACTGGGAGAAAATTTACAGAAATTGAAGTTAAAGAAATTGCTTCATCCGTTTTAGAGATTCTTATATATTTACATGATTTAAATCCACCAGTTATCCATCGTGATCTTAAGCCTAGCAATATTTTATTAGGAGAGCGATCGGGCAATAGTGTCGGTCCAGTTTATTTAGTAGATTTTGGTTCAGTCCAGACCGTCCTAGCAGCAGAAGGAGGGACAAAAACTATTGTCGGAACTTATGGTTATATGCCACAGGAACAGTTTGGAGGGCGTACCGTTCCCGCTTCTGACCTTTATAGTTTGGGTGCGACTTTAGTATATTTAGTGACAGGAACTCACCCGGCAGATTTACCCCAAAAGGATTTTCGCATTCACTTTCAGCAAGTTGCTAATCTTAGTCCTAGTTTTGCTAACTGGTTAGAGTTGATGACAGAACCTATTTTAGAAAAAAGATTTAGTTCTGCAAGTGAAGCCTTATCTAGGTTGCAAAATAATTTTTCAGAAGTAATTATGCCATCAGAATCTAAACGAGGTGATTGGCATTGGGATCAAAATAATTGGATTTCCCAACAACAGCAGCAAGATAAACCAGCGGGTAGTAAAGTTAAGCTTACAAAAAATGGAGATGCTTTAGAGATTATTATTCCTCCTGTGGGCTTTCAATCCTCAACAGTGTTTATAGGGTTTTTTGCTACATTTTGGAATTCATTTATCTTAGTTTGGACTATTGGCGTTCTTTCTGCACCTTTTCCCGCTAATATACCCTTTGCTTTGTTCTCTCTACCTTTTTGGGGCGTAGGTTTTTCGATGATTTACGGTATAGTATACGGCTTATTTGGCGGTGTCAGCATCCATATAGATCAGCAACAAATTTCTTTTAATCACCAGTTAGGGAAATGGAAAATTCCTCGTCGTCGTTCAGCTTCTAGGGAAAGTATTAATAAACTTGTTTATACACCCCAATATTTTACTAAAGACTCCGACGGAGATAAAACTCAAGTACCTGCAAAATTGGTAATTTGGGCAGGGGTAGAAAAATTTGAGTTTGGTGTTAATAAATTTACTATTAAATCCGAAGCAGAATTAGAATGGTTAGCTAGAGAATTGAGTCAGTGGTTAGATATGCCAATTAGGACGGAATAA
- the tatA gene encoding twin-arginine translocase TatA/TatE family subunit produces MFGLGWPEIVIITIVAILIFGPKKIPELGGVLGKSLRNFQEGMKKSDKDDHSDKENLD; encoded by the coding sequence ATGTTTGGATTAGGATGGCCGGAAATAGTGATAATTACCATAGTTGCAATTTTGATTTTTGGACCGAAGAAAATTCCTGAATTGGGAGGAGTCTTAGGAAAAAGTCTGAGAAATTTCCAGGAAGGGATGAAAAAATCTGATAAAGATGATCATTCAGACAAAGAAAACTTAGATTAG